The nucleotide sequence AGTAGCGGGTAATGCCCTTAGCTGGATAGAAGTAGGGGCTAGAAGCATTCAGCCATCGGAGCTTGCAAAACTGAGTGTCATTATATATCTATCAGCCGTGTATGCAAAAAAACAATCATACATAAATGAATTCAATAAAGGTGTATTGCCGCCTCTACTATTCCTAGTAATGGTATTTTTCCTTATCGCACTTCAGCCGGATTTCGGCACAGCAGGTATTATCATGCTGATTGCTGCAGCTATCATTCTATCTTCAGGCATGAACTTTAAAAATATCATGAAGCTGGTCATGATCGTGGCGATTTTATTGGTGCCTGTTTCGCTTATATTGAAAGATGAAGTGTTTTCCGAGAGGCGCTTAGAGCGTATTACGTCATATAGCAATCCATTCGATGACGAACAAAAATCCGGCTATCAATTAGCCAATGCCTATTATGCAATTGGCTCAGGAGGACTTACAGGGCTTGGACTGGGACAAAGTAATCAAAAACTGGGGTATCTTCCTGAAGCACACACGGACTTCATCATCGCAGTCATCTCTGAGGAGTTGGGGATTTTCGGTGTAGGGTTTGTATTGTTGAGTCTGGCGTTCATCGTCCTAAAAGGGATACATATAGGGCTTAAGTGCAAGGATCCTTTTGGCAGTTTGCTAGCAATTGGGATTGCCAGTATGATTGGTATTCAGTCGTTTGTCAATCTGGGCGGAGCTTCAGGAGTCATTCCTTTGACAGGTGTTCCATTGCCTTTTGTGAGTTATGGAGGTTCCTCATTGCTCCAGCTCGCGATCGCGACCGGGATACTGGTGAATGTTTCGATGTTTGTTAAATATGAAGAGAAGTATAAGAAGGAAAAGGCAGTCCAGCCTAAGCCTCCAAAAGCTGTAGTAAACCAAAATTCGTTTAAGTTCAGGTCTTAATTATAGAGAAGATAAAAAGCTGCAGCGTCTGCTGCAGCTTTTTATTTTACCGTTGCCGGAGAAAGGTCTACGGGTTTAGGGTTTTTAACTCTTGCGGCATTCTTCTTGCTCCTGGAAACTAAAAGGATAAAGTAGCTGAATACACCAAACAGAACAGAAATGAAGAAAGCGTGTCCCAGGGCAATGTACAGATTAAGTCTTGTGAAGATGATCAATGCACCAGCAATGACTTGCAGTGACACAAGGATCATTGATATGATCCATCCCCAGTATAGTACTCTTTCATGCTTGTAATGCTTGACCGCAATGTAGGTAACATATGCGATCCAAATAAATATGAAACCTGCTGCAGCCCTATGTCCCATCTGAACCCATTCGTAAATGTTGGTAGGAAGGAAGGAGCCGCCATTTGTACATAATGGCCAGTCTTTACAAACCAGGCTGGCATTCATATGTCGCACAAGAGCGCCAGTATAAACGACAATATAGCTGTATACGGAAAGTCCAATAATATGAAACTTCATTCTTTTATCTATCACTAATTTTTCAGCCTGGAATTTTTTATCCACTTCAAAAATAAGCAAGGTCAATAAAAGTACAGCGGCAAATGAGATGAGTGAAATGCCGAAGTGAAGTGCCAGGACAAAATCAGATTGTCCCCAAACTACTGCGGCAGCGCCTATCAATGCCTGTAGAACAAGGAAGAAAAAAGATAAAACAGCCAAGAACTTCGTTTCGCGTATATGCCCAATAGCCTTCCATGTCCAAATGGATAAGATAAGTACCATAATGCCTACGCTGCCCGACACTAACCTGTGGGCAAGTTCAATTACCAATTCGGGAGTTATATCCGTGGGAACGAATTCTCCATTACAAAGGGGCCAGGACTTGCCGCAGCCCATTCCGGAATCAGTTTTAGTAACCAACGCTCCTCCGAGCAAAACAAAAAGCATTCCAATCGTGGTTAAAACAGCAAGCCACTTAAGGGAACGGTTCATGATCATCACCTGCTTATTCAAAGTTCGATAAGTTGTCAAATAATAAACTTGACATGTATAATAGAAAAAGCTTGTAGAAAAGAAAAAAATTCTATCCCTATAATAACGAATTTTGGCGAAAAAGGATAGAAAACAATACTTAAGATACTACACAATAATAGATAATATTTCAATACTTACTATTATAGTTGGACAACAACCGGTTTTATAGGTAAAATGCTCATGGCAGCAATAAGTCCAAATAAATTACGAGCTTACATACCAGGAATTTTACAGACATGAAAATATTATCCAAGAATATGTATATTTGAAAAAAAGATGACCCCCAAACAATCTACTAATATCAAGTCAAAATTCCTTGCAATAAAAATGAACTTTATGGATAATGGCGGTAAGACACAAATTAGTCAAATTTTGTTCAAAAAAAATTCACAAAAAAGTTGTGAAGTGTGATTTAATATACAACGTAGGCTTTATTTTTCTACACAAATATTTAACAGCCTTAACACGTTGAGAATAGTGAAAATTATCGGGAATATAAAGTACAATTACACTTCTTTTTTTTGTTAAAATTTCGTCTTTGGAATTTTGAAGGAAAAGGGATGAAGGAGGATATGGATGTCTAATTCAAAAGCTTTATCAGAAGCTGTATTAGAGAACGGACAGCCTGCAGTCGTGGAGAAGACGCTAATGAAAGATTTTCTTGCACTCATTAAAATAGGAATAGTAAATTCCAATGCGATGACAACTTTTACTGGATT is from Mesobacillus boroniphilus and encodes:
- a CDS encoding FtsW/RodA/SpoVE family cell cycle protein; this encodes MFKKILKSYDYSLIIVVALLCLFGLVMVYSASMVTWHGVDSDFFYDKQKFNLVAALFVFILAALFPYKAMKSTKILLPMVILTLSGLLILFVVGKVAGNALSWIEVGARSIQPSELAKLSVIIYLSAVYAKKQSYINEFNKGVLPPLLFLVMVFFLIALQPDFGTAGIIMLIAAAIILSSGMNFKNIMKLVMIVAILLVPVSLILKDEVFSERRLERITSYSNPFDDEQKSGYQLANAYYAIGSGGLTGLGLGQSNQKLGYLPEAHTDFIIAVISEELGIFGVGFVLLSLAFIVLKGIHIGLKCKDPFGSLLAIGIASMIGIQSFVNLGGASGVIPLTGVPLPFVSYGGSSLLQLAIATGILVNVSMFVKYEEKYKKEKAVQPKPPKAVVNQNSFKFRS
- a CDS encoding COX15/CtaA family protein, with the protein product MNRSLKWLAVLTTIGMLFVLLGGALVTKTDSGMGCGKSWPLCNGEFVPTDITPELVIELAHRLVSGSVGIMVLILSIWTWKAIGHIRETKFLAVLSFFFLVLQALIGAAAVVWGQSDFVLALHFGISLISFAAVLLLTLLIFEVDKKFQAEKLVIDKRMKFHIIGLSVYSYIVVYTGALVRHMNASLVCKDWPLCTNGGSFLPTNIYEWVQMGHRAAAGFIFIWIAYVTYIAVKHYKHERVLYWGWIISMILVSLQVIAGALIIFTRLNLYIALGHAFFISVLFGVFSYFILLVSRSKKNAARVKNPKPVDLSPATVK